Genomic window (Nymphaea colorata isolate Beijing-Zhang1983 chromosome 1, ASM883128v2, whole genome shotgun sequence):
TTATCAATCTCTAAAGTCAGATGAAGTTTCATGGGTGATGATGGACAACGAATGTTGCGGGTTGTGGCACCACACTCAGTGTGGCTATTCCAGATTTTGAAGGATCAGCAAAACTTGTTTGCAATAAGTGCAGTTGTTGCCAGAAACGGGACCTTGGAGGAGGAAGCTGCAAGCAAACCGCGAGGGCCAGATCAAGCTCGGGGCTTATCAATCTCTAGAGTCGGATGATGTTCCGCCATCTGAGAATAGTGGGAGACAACGTTGTAAATAGTGAGCGGACTAGTTGCGCGATCCTGCAACTTGGCGAGAATGTAAAAACGCTTAGAGAAAAGAATTAAAAATCTTGAAATGAAGAAGGAGCTTTCCCATGACACGttgaacaaaaacaatttttttataatttgtttGGCAAAGTATTCGAGTTCGAACTAAATAAATAACGCCTCCTTCATGGTGAAACTGCTATCAACACTGCGACTCAGACTAAAAGGCTATCATCTATTATATTATAGAGTTTACATTAAACGGAGGTGATGATGCGTATTATGTAATTAAGATTATTTCTCTACTCTTAAGGCGGTGCTATTTTTTTGGCGCATGCATGTGATCGTATGCGTATGAGATGCACGTGAATATGCTACCATATGAGGGTGAGTATGACTTACATCTCAGACATGTCAGTGCGCCTCTTTCATCTTGGTCTGCTGGTTTCCTCATGCTTGGATGTTAATTGTGACCGCTCGTCCATTGCAACGAGAGTCAACGCCTTGTCCAATGAAAGGCTTTTTACTGCATCACGCAACCTCGAGTATTTGACTACCACATCCTTGTACAAGCGGAGCAGAAGCTCAACCTCGTCGACCTTTAAGTCACCAACCTCTGCGTCCATAAAGGGATAGGCTTCATCTGTATACAATGGGTATTGTTAGTCAGCCACCACATCAGCTACCCATCGTCAGTTTTCACTGAGATGAACATTTGGAAACGTCACACAGACAATCTCGGGCTTGAAGACCAAGTcttgatctctctttttttgcCACGAAATCATTTTTCCTGGCCTGCATGTCAatctattttttgaattaatagAAGCTAGCCGTAAATATGACCTGGCATTGAAAGAGGTGACTAGAAGAGAACTTGCCCTTCATTCTCCTCATTTAGCGCACATGCtgtcaaaaaagaagaaaaaaaaggaaaaggagaatcAAGGCCATGCTTCCGTCCTTCCAGAAGAATACTCACCATGAACCTTGGCTTCAAAGATCTGCTGCCCAATCACGGGATCCAGTACATTGGATTGGAAAGTACCACGTTTTATTGTAGCGGATTGAGGTGGCTGCTTGGCGATGGATGACCTTGCAGCCTGCATGCATCTCTCAAACTCATTTTCATCCATTGACAAGGATTGTGCATTTAATTCAATGATGAACGCCTCAACGGAAACCAGGTTGGTGAAATAATATGCAGCTTCTGACACAAGGCGGGACTGCCTCCTATAAAGTTGTATGTATTTAAGATTTGAGTGCAACTGAGGAGGATTTGCCTGCAAATGTACAGTAAATTCCATTTCATAACCAGCAGTGATAAGATTCGAGTGCTTGAGATGTCGTAAATAAAACTTTGGAGTCATGAATCTaagcaatttaaaaaagaagataTGCAAGATAATTACACACTGGCCCGTCACACAACCAAAACCCCTACACAATGCCATCTTATTTGTTCAAATGCAACTTATCTAcatgcatggatgcatataCCCAGGGAACTGGCAATCATTGCGGAATTCATACCGCAAATTCCATATAAGGGATCATAATGCAGGAGTTAATGTGGAGAAACTCTGTGATATGCCCAACTTAGGCATAAATGAAGGCATCTACCAATTTGCTATTCGACAATCCAAAGAGAAAATAACAGCTTATTCAAAAATACAAGTGCCTAGCGTGTTCAATCACATCAATAGGATGAGCACATAAGAATGTCCTCTTCAAATCTGTATTGCCTGGAAAGAACATACATCAGATTGCAAAACAACTCCATGTAAAGTTACGatgaagcaacaaaaaatgCCAAAGCACATCTACAGCTTACTGAATTAATGCCTAGTTATCTACCAACTGTACGGTTGATTAATATCTGATGGATGCAGTTCAAGAGcatgaaacacaaaaagaaagatgatATTTGGGGACCAATTACTAAATATTGAAATGCACAAAAGTGTAACCTTTTGAACAACACCAATGCATGTCACAAATGCAGAAAAATCATATTACCAATGAGATCTTGCCTTGATAGTAACATAGATGAGAACGGGAAGAAAGTCATCAGCCCCAGCTGGTTTGTGATTTGATGCCATTGACACATTTAGCAGTAAATTGTTGATAACACGACAACAACTGAAAATGCAGAGAAGTTTCTCACGTGGAGATTTGAACGCATTGGTTTTCTGCAATTCCTTTTCAGCAAgctgaaaagaaagaaacaaaaatattaagcTTGTCCCATTTATACATTATTGCATATAAAGGGATAAACATCTGGACACAGAAATCAACTGGACAAGCTCTTGATCAACTATATCCAACACAAAGGCTCCAAAGGAATGCACTTACTCAtactccaaagtccaaacaacTTACATGCTACTTTAGAATTGAAGAAGTTGTAGACCTGTGGTCAACTGGCATGGGAACAAGTTGGAAAATCAGAAactagcatatatatatatatatatatatatatatatatatatatatatatatatatatatatatatatatatatataaggtgaCTGGACATGGTTGAAACCGTGTAGAATGCAGTCAACTCATTTTATGCcctttttgtcaaattttgcaCTCCATTAACGTTGATAGCATCTTGTCTCTTATTATAAACCCTTTGCATTTCATTTGTCTatggttgagagagaaagaagtaaATGCTTTAAGCCATCTCATTAATTACTTTTGTGGAAATATAActctttttgagttttgatcCCATAATGAAAAGCAAATTTTCCTTCCTAgcctgttctctctctctctctctatatatatatatatatatgtgtgtgtgtgggaggGGGGGGTGAATCTTCACCCATAAAAATGTGTTATTGCGGCCTTATTCAGTTCAAATTCTAAGCTTTAACAAGTTCCTACTAGGTGTTACAATCATATCCTGTGGAGCCATACAGGAAAGTTATACAAGAAATATAATGACCCACATGTTTAATAATGTTTGGTCTTCAAATTTATGTAGGATAAAATTCTGAACTTTTTCTGTGCGAAATCTCCACAAGTCAAGAGGTGGCACATCATAGAAACTTTCTTAGAACATATCCAATTGTTGGTGTGACAGAAAAATGTTTGTTACAAAGCCATACGATCAGTAAGAAGTGCAACATGAGAATTGGTATCtggaaacaataaaaaacactACTTACCAACCAAGACGCTTCATTC
Coding sequences:
- the LOC116245822 gene encoding vacuolar protein sorting-associated protein 9A-like isoform X1; translated protein: MDPLAPLNFYDFLDRMRHPSAVDLVRSIKSFIVSFSFNAYDAERDSKKLQDFLVSMESIFRDHPLWAGATEEEIDNSVEGLEKYLMAKLFNRVFASVPEDSKRDMEIMEKIQLLQSFIKPEHLDIPKYFQNEASWLLAEKELQKTNAFKSPREKLLCIFSCCRVINNLLLNVSMASNHKPAGADDFLPVLIYVTIKANPPQLHSNLKYIQLYRRQSRLVSEAAYYFTNLVSVEAFIIELNAQSLSMDENEFERCMQAARSSIAKQPPQSATIKRGTFQSNVLDPVIGQQIFEAKVHDEAYPFMDAEVGDLKVDEVELLLRLYKDVVVKYSRLRDAVKSLSLDKALTLVAMDERSQLTSKHEETSRPR
- the LOC116245822 gene encoding vacuolar protein sorting-associated protein 9A-like isoform X2, producing MESIFRDHPLWAGATEEEIDNSVEGLEKYLMAKLFNRVFASVPEDSKRDMEIMEKIQLLQSFIKPEHLDIPKYFQNEASWLLAEKELQKTNAFKSPREKLLCIFSCCRVINNLLLNVSMASNHKPAGADDFLPVLIYVTIKANPPQLHSNLKYIQLYRRQSRLVSEAAYYFTNLVSVEAFIIELNAQSLSMDENEFERCMQAARSSIAKQPPQSATIKRGTFQSNVLDPVIGQQIFEAKVHDEAYPFMDAEVGDLKVDEVELLLRLYKDVVVKYSRLRDAVKSLSLDKALTLVAMDERSQLTSKHEETSRPR
- the LOC116245822 gene encoding vacuolar protein sorting-associated protein 9A-like isoform X3; translated protein: MDPLAPLNFYDFLDRMRHPSAVDLVRSIKSFIVSFSFNAYDAERDSKKLQDFLVSMESIFRDHPLWAGATEEEIDNSVEGLEKYLMAKLFNRVFASVPEDSKRDMEIMEKIQLLQSFIKPEHLDIPKYFQNEASWLLAEKELQKTNAFKSPREKLLCIFSCCRVINNLLLNVSMASNHKPAGADDFLPVLIYVTIKANPPQLHSNLKYIQLYRRQSRLVSEAAYYFTNLVSVEAFIIELNAQSLSMDENEFERCMQAARSSIAKQPPQSATIKRGTFQSNVLDPVIGQQIFEAKVHD